The Caballeronia sp. M1242 nucleotide sequence CGCGGCCGAAGCGCGCGTGCGTCGCCGTCCACGCGCTCTACGAGCAATTGGAGGAAACGGCGGTGCTCTGATCAATCCGCCGCAGCGGCCGCAGCAACGAACTGCCTCATACAGGCCGACATACGCTGTCTAAACAGGTGGACATCTCAGGAGACAACCATGGCTGGCGTAGGAAGCGAAAAGGTATCGAGAACGACAAAGTCATCGTATGGAACATCGTGCTCCAACCGGGCGAAGAGACGCCGGTTCATACGCATGAGCACTCGTACATGTGGTACGCAATAGAAGGCGCGCCGCTCCATATCTATGACCAAGGACGGCGCGGACTTAGGCATCTTCGAAGTACCGACGGGCGCCGTGTATTCGCTCAAATGCGAGGGCGGCTATCTCGAAGTGCTGTCGGAACTCGGCAAGGGCGCCCGCGTGCCGGCCACGCACAAGGCGCGCAATGACGGCGCGCGGCCGTATCGCGAAGTGCTCGTCGAATATAAGGACGCCATGCCGGCTAGCTGAAGCAGGCTCAGGGTCTCGGCTGCCTGACTGAACGCGCCGAGATCTGATCCGCTGTTTCGTCAGCGCGTGCCAGGGTCATGAACCGCTTCCGGTACTCAGAAGGCGTCACGCCCACGTGCTTGACGAAGGTGCGCCGCAACACGTCCGCATTCGCGAACCCGCAGTTCGCAGCGAGCTGTTTCGGCGCATCGCCGCGCGTCTCGATGAGATTGCGCGCGGCCGCCACACGCGCAGTTTCCACCCAGACCGCCGGCGTCACGCCCACTTCTGCCTGAAAGAGCCGGGCAAAATGGCGCGGGCTCAAACGGGCATGCGCGGCCATGCTGGCCACGCTATGGTCGAGCTCGGGCCGCGCCGCGACGAGCCGCTGCACTTCCTGCAAGACCGAGCGGCCCGCTGGCTGCGCGCGGCCTTTTCGGCTGAACTGCAATTGTCCGCCGGGGCGCTTGAAGAACATGACGAGCTGACTGGCGACGCGCATCGCGATCTCGCGCCCGAGATCTTCCTCGACGAGCGCGAGCGCCAGATCAAGGCCGGCCGTCACGCCCGCAGCCGTGCGCAGCTTGCCATCCCGCACATAGAGCGCGTCCGGCTCCGCGGTCACTGTCGGATAGCGGCGCGACAACTCGTCGATGCAAGACCAGTGAGTCGTGACGCGCCGCTTCTCCAGCAAGCCTGCTTCGGCAAGAATGAACGCGCCGGTGCATACGGAGCCAAAGCGTTTCGATCGCTTCGCAACCGTCCTGAGCCACTCGCGCAATGTGTTCGAGATCGTCATGCTCGACGCGTGAGGCGCGCCCGCCACGAGCAGCGTATGCAGTGCAACGAAGTCGTCGCCGACTACCTCGTCCGGCAGCAGCCGCGCGCCCGACGAGCTTTTCAAATGCCCTCTCCGAGTGCCGACGATCTTCAGCTCGTACTCGTGGCGCCCCGTCTCGACGTTGGCTTGCGCGAACACGTCGAGCGGTCCGCATACGTCGAGCATCTGCACGCCGGGCACCGCAAGGATGGCAATTGTCTTGGCCATGACAGCATGACTCTCCAGGTCCGAATGTCGCGCGAAATGGCAGGATTCGGCGTTTCACGCGTAACGGTGCCAACGATACCACGCCTGACAATAGTGCTCATCAACCTCAGGAGAACATCATGAGCACTAGCGCGAATACCGTTGCGATTCCGGATAGCCAGCTTGCCCGAGCGATCACGGAGTTCGTCCGCGATACGGAGACGGAGCTTCTTTTCAATCATTCGAGCCGCGTGTATTGCTTCGGCGCGCTTGCCGGCCAGCGGCGCGGCGTGAAGTTCGACGCGGAACTGCTCTACGCCGGCGCCATGTTCCACGACATGGGCCTCATGCCTTCGCACAGCAGCCAGACCGAGCGTTTCGAAGTGGACGGCGCGAACGCCGCGCGCGACTTTCTGAGGCAGCACGGCATCGCACCCGCCGACATCGACCTCGTGTGGACCGCCATCGCGCTTCATACGACACCGGGCGTGCCGCAACATATGCATCCGGTGATCGCGCTCGTCACCGCGGGAGTCGAGATGGACGTGCTCGGTCTCGCTTACCCGGAGTACAGCGAGGCGGAAAGAACCGCTGTCGTCAGTGCGTATCCACGGACCGAGCACTTCAAGGAAGACATCATTCAGGCGTTCTACGACGGCATCAAACACAAGCCTCACACGACGTTCGGGAACGTCAAGGCCGACGTCATCGCGGACAAGGAACCGCGCTTCCGGCCGGGCAACTTCTGCTCGGTGATCCGCCATTCGGCGTGGCGCGGGTAGGCGTCGGGGTTGCGCGAGCGTCAGAGCACGGCGAGCCAGCCGCCGTCGACATAGATGATCTGTCCGTTCACATAGCTCGATGCGGGCGACGCGAGATAGACCGCCGTGCCGACGAGTTCTTCCGGCTTGCCCCAGCGCCCCGACGGGTTGCTGCTCTTGACCCACCGGTCGAAGTCGGCGTTGTCGACAAGCGCCTGATTCATGTCGGTGAGGATATAGCCGGGGCCGATCGCGTTGGCCTGGATATCGAACGGCGCCCACTCGGCGCTCATGGCGCGTGTGAGCATCTTGATGCCGCCCTTGGCAGCCGTATAGGGCGCCACCGTCGCGCGTGCCCCTTCGCTCGTCAATGAGCCGATATTGATGATCTTGCCGCCGCGCTTGCGCTCGATCATGCGCCGCGCCGCTTCTTTCGCGACGATGAACGCGCTCGTCAGATTGGTGTCGATGACGCGTTGCCAGTCGGCGAGCGCGAGTTCGATCATCGGCTTGCGGAATTGAATGCCCGCGTTGTTCACGACGATGTCGACTTCTATGCCTTGCGCGTCCCACGCTGCGAATGCCGCCGCAACGGATGCCTCGTCGGTGACGTCGAAGGCCTGGCCGCATGCGTCGAAGCCTTGCGCGAGCAGCCGGCTCACGGCGGCATCGACAGTCTCGGCCTTCGTCCCGTTGACGATGACGCGCGCGCCAGCCGCCGCGAAGCCCTCCGCGAGCGCATAGCCGATGCCGCGCGCCGAACCCGTGACGAGCGCCGTGCGGCCGCTCAGATCGAACAACTTGTTCATTGCTGTTTCCTTATGATGGACGCACATGCGCCGAGGCGGGTCCGAAAGGCCTGCCATCTTCGCGGCGCTGTAACGATAGCGCTTGCTCGGAGAAAGTATCGCCCCGGCGCGGCGCAGCGCCGCGCGCTCGTCGAACTCTTTCTGCGCACGTTCGATGAGCGGAGCGCGGTGGTCGGCCTCCTACTGCGGACAATAACGGAAGACCGCATGCTGCGTCTGATGAACGAACGGGCTGTCGCACGCCGTGAGTATGGCGCCGTTGAACCCGAGATCCGCGCACGCAGCTGCCCTGCCCCGCGACGGCCCGATGCATCGCATTGAATGCGAATCATCGTCGTGCACCACGCCCGCGCAAACCAGCAGCACGATAGTGCCGTGAGGCCGCCGCACTTGAAGCATGCCTTTGGCGTACAGCGCGTTCATGCTTTGCCGAATAGTAATACGGCTGACTCTATCGCCGGTTGATCGCGCACTTGCCGGTGCGAAGTCGGCATCGAATGCGACCCGTTCCACACATCCCTGCGAACGATCCGGAAGCTAAGGGAGAGCCATACAAGGGAGCAATCAGGCTCGACCCTGCGCCTAAGCGACTCAATCACAGCGGCCGCGAAGAGGAGGCACGTCCGCTGCTAGCAGACTCCGGTTGGCGCGTTGCGCCGCGCAACTACGTGGGCTCCGGAGGACGCTGACACATGAACATCGACCGCGACTTACCAGCCGACGCGTACCGGATCGTCTTCAGGCTGCTGCCGAGCCCTTGTCTGCTGCTCTCGGTCGACGAGGGCTACACGATCCTGGATGCGAACGAGGCGTACCTGCGCGAGACCGTCAGCGAACGCGAGCATCTGGTCGGCCGCCCGGTGTTCGACGCGTTTCCCGACAACCCCGAAGATCAGAAGACGCAGGCAACCAGAATTCTCGGCGAGTCGCTGGAACGCGTGATCCGGCTGCGCCGCACGGATGCAATGGCCTTGCAGCGTTACGACGTGCCGGACAGATCGAGCGATACCGGCGCGTTCATCGTGCGGTACTGGAGTCCGATCAATATTCCGCTCTTGAATCCGGATGGCTCGGTGGGATTCATCATTCATCGCGTCGAGAACGTCACCGACTTC carries:
- a CDS encoding GlxA family transcriptional regulator, giving the protein MAKTIAILAVPGVQMLDVCGPLDVFAQANVETGRHEYELKIVGTRRGHLKSSSGARLLPDEVVGDDFVALHTLLVAGAPHASSMTISNTLREWLRTVAKRSKRFGSVCTGAFILAEAGLLEKRRVTTHWSCIDELSRRYPTVTAEPDALYVRDGKLRTAAGVTAGLDLALALVEEDLGREIAMRVASQLVMFFKRPGGQLQFSRKGRAQPAGRSVLQEVQRLVAARPELDHSVASMAAHARLSPRHFARLFQAEVGVTPAVWVETARVAAARNLIETRGDAPKQLAANCGFANADVLRRTFVKHVGVTPSEYRKRFMTLARADETADQISARSVRQPRP
- a CDS encoding HD domain-containing protein, which translates into the protein MSTSANTVAIPDSQLARAITEFVRDTETELLFNHSSRVYCFGALAGQRRGVKFDAELLYAGAMFHDMGLMPSHSSQTERFEVDGANAARDFLRQHGIAPADIDLVWTAIALHTTPGVPQHMHPVIALVTAGVEMDVLGLAYPEYSEAERTAVVSAYPRTEHFKEDIIQAFYDGIKHKPHTTFGNVKADVIADKEPRFRPGNFCSVIRHSAWRG
- a CDS encoding SDR family oxidoreductase; the encoded protein is MNKLFDLSGRTALVTGSARGIGYALAEGFAAAGARVIVNGTKAETVDAAVSRLLAQGFDACGQAFDVTDEASVAAAFAAWDAQGIEVDIVVNNAGIQFRKPMIELALADWQRVIDTNLTSAFIVAKEAARRMIERKRGGKIINIGSLTSEGARATVAPYTAAKGGIKMLTRAMSAEWAPFDIQANAIGPGYILTDMNQALVDNADFDRWVKSSNPSGRWGKPEELVGTAVYLASPASSYVNGQIIYVDGGWLAVL